The Candidatus Polarisedimenticolaceae bacterium genome window below encodes:
- a CDS encoding protein kinase, with protein MRCAKCGSERPLDGPCSRCLSATGPDSHGPGYEQIGPYRIVSRLGSGGMGEVYRAHDDRLGRSVAIKVLPETLAGDPERIARFRREARLAASFNHPNIASIYGFEEIEGKHFLVMELVEGRSLADRLQSGPMPIDETISVVAQIAEGLEAAHERGVVHRDLKPSNVMLLPDGKVKILDFGLAKALDAEPPALDIDHSPTMSVQQMQHTTPGAVIGTVPYMSPEQARGRPVDRRTDIWSLGCVLYECLTGRRAFDGETATDILAKILERDPSWEALPARTPARVRELVERCLEKDPRHRIRDSGDVRIELERARVAREWSSSGAVAAARPASWRSRGQLLWGIAGLAVGIAVMAVTMRTFFRLPGAGQGARPRGASALPLKVDVTDPAIPAHPALDHSSVAVSADGMTIAYFGKATQTEGAAWSICLRRADDVHAIRCVDSPDPFDPFFSPDGAWMGFSSLRGVYKVSLAGGAPTRVAEPVSVGATKGAAWTEKGIVFSPAAKAGLMIVSEQGGTVQTLTVPDASKGEVSHRWPSALPDGRHLLFTIKKEGITSFDQGEIALLDLDTKSWKTLIRGGSFARYLPTGHIVYARDGAILAVPFDLRSGEVRGTPVTVLAGVMTQPGSGAAQFAVASEAGALVFVPGGPDIQRDELVWLDRRGNVTPVGAPLEHYYAPFLSPDGTRVAATVFGATDTVVVFDLTRGSSVRAKTVGNCQLRGWYPDGRRLLVASDAEGGGTMRLYETPADGSGTARRVGVDDLDGAGAWIFPTAGGVGIVHRTEDGLYVTRIEGEPLRRRITDFGEVTPRYPSVSPDGRWIAYETVVSGVSEVYVRPFPTGERKWQVSRGGGRNARWSPRGDELIYRRDSGGESWLVSVRMSTTATAITADPPKDLVKLPVDLTELNASGIEGERFLAVRRAAPQFAGDRVVEILNWFEQVEAKAPSR; from the coding sequence GTGCGCTGCGCGAAGTGCGGTTCCGAGCGGCCGCTCGACGGCCCGTGTTCCAGATGTCTCTCGGCGACCGGTCCCGATTCCCATGGGCCGGGATACGAACAGATCGGGCCCTACCGGATCGTTTCGCGTCTGGGCAGCGGCGGCATGGGAGAGGTCTATCGGGCGCACGACGACCGTCTCGGCCGAAGCGTCGCGATCAAGGTGCTGCCTGAAACGCTCGCAGGCGACCCGGAGCGCATCGCGAGGTTCCGTCGCGAGGCCCGCCTGGCCGCGTCTTTCAACCACCCGAACATCGCGTCGATCTATGGGTTCGAGGAGATCGAGGGAAAGCACTTTCTCGTCATGGAGCTCGTCGAGGGTCGCTCGCTCGCGGATCGCCTGCAGTCGGGTCCGATGCCGATCGACGAGACCATCTCCGTCGTGGCGCAGATCGCGGAGGGTCTGGAGGCGGCCCACGAGAGAGGTGTGGTGCACAGGGATCTCAAGCCCTCGAACGTCATGCTCCTTCCGGACGGAAAGGTAAAGATCCTCGACTTCGGACTGGCGAAAGCCCTCGATGCCGAGCCGCCGGCCCTGGACATCGATCACTCCCCGACGATGAGCGTGCAGCAGATGCAGCACACCACACCGGGAGCCGTGATCGGTACCGTGCCCTACATGAGCCCGGAGCAGGCGCGCGGCCGACCGGTCGATCGTCGCACCGACATCTGGTCGCTCGGGTGCGTGCTGTACGAGTGCCTCACCGGCCGCCGCGCGTTCGACGGAGAGACGGCGACGGACATTCTCGCGAAGATCCTCGAGCGGGACCCGAGCTGGGAGGCTCTCCCCGCCCGAACCCCTGCGCGTGTCCGCGAGCTCGTCGAGCGGTGCCTGGAGAAGGACCCGCGACACCGCATCCGCGATAGCGGCGACGTGCGGATCGAGCTCGAGCGGGCTCGCGTTGCTCGCGAATGGAGCTCCTCCGGGGCCGTGGCCGCCGCGAGGCCCGCGTCGTGGCGCTCACGCGGACAACTTCTCTGGGGCATCGCCGGTCTCGCGGTCGGGATCGCGGTCATGGCGGTCACCATGCGCACGTTCTTTCGGCTTCCAGGCGCGGGACAGGGCGCTCGACCGCGCGGGGCGTCCGCGCTCCCTCTGAAGGTCGACGTGACCGATCCGGCCATCCCCGCTCATCCGGCGCTGGATCACTCGAGCGTGGCGGTCTCGGCCGACGGCATGACGATCGCTTACTTCGGAAAGGCGACCCAGACCGAGGGGGCCGCGTGGTCGATCTGCCTTCGCCGTGCCGACGACGTCCATGCGATCCGGTGTGTGGACAGCCCCGACCCCTTTGACCCGTTCTTCTCGCCAGACGGAGCGTGGATGGGGTTTTCGAGCCTGCGAGGTGTCTACAAGGTTTCGCTCGCCGGAGGGGCGCCGACCCGCGTCGCCGAGCCCGTGAGCGTGGGAGCGACGAAGGGCGCCGCGTGGACGGAGAAGGGAATCGTGTTCTCACCGGCGGCGAAGGCCGGCCTGATGATCGTGAGCGAACAGGGGGGCACGGTTCAGACACTTACCGTGCCTGACGCCTCGAAAGGAGAGGTGTCCCATCGCTGGCCCTCTGCCCTGCCCGACGGACGGCACCTCCTCTTCACCATCAAGAAGGAAGGGATCACGTCCTTCGACCAGGGGGAGATCGCCCTCCTCGATCTGGACACGAAGTCCTGGAAGACGCTGATCCGCGGCGGGTCCTTCGCCAGGTATTTGCCCACCGGGCACATCGTCTACGCGCGGGACGGAGCGATTCTCGCCGTGCCCTTCGATCTGCGCTCCGGGGAGGTCCGAGGGACGCCGGTGACGGTGCTCGCCGGCGTCATGACCCAGCCGGGGAGCGGAGCCGCACAATTCGCCGTCGCCTCCGAGGCGGGGGCGCTCGTCTTCGTCCCCGGAGGACCGGACATCCAGCGCGATGAGCTGGTCTGGCTCGACCGGCGGGGGAACGTCACGCCCGTCGGAGCTCCGCTCGAGCACTATTACGCTCCGTTCCTCTCCCCCGACGGGACGCGCGTGGCGGCGACGGTGTTCGGAGCGACCGATACGGTCGTCGTCTTCGACTTGACTCGTGGCTCCTCGGTGCGTGCCAAGACCGTGGGAAACTGCCAGCTCCGCGGCTGGTATCCGGACGGGCGCCGGCTCCTCGTCGCCTCCGACGCGGAAGGCGGCGGAACCATGCGCCTCTACGAGACCCCCGCGGACGGGTCCGGGACGGCGCGTCGTGTGGGAGTTGATGACCTCGACGGCGCGGGAGCATGGATCTTCCCGACCGCCGGCGGGGTCGGGATCGTCCATCGCACCGAGGACGGCCTCTACGTCACACGGATCGAAGGCGAGCCTCTGCGGCGACGGATCACCGATTTCGGTGAGGTCACGCCGCGTTACCCATCGGTCTCCCCCGATGGTCGATGGATCGCCTACGAAACGGTGGTGTCGGGCGTCTCGGAGGTGTACGTCCGACCCTTTCCGACCGGCGAGAGGAAATGGCAGGTCTCGCGCGGCGGCGGACGAAACGCTCGATGGTCTCCTCGGGGGGACGAATTGATCTACCGCCGCGATTCCGGCGGGGAGAGCTGGCTCGTGTCGGTCCGCATGTCCACGACGGCAACCGCGATCACGGCCGATCCACCAAAGGATCTCGTGAAGCTTCCCGTCGACCTGACAGAGCTGAATGCGTCCGGGATCGAGGGAGAGCGCTTCCTCGCGGTACGACGCGCGGCGCCGCAGTTCGCCGGCGACCGTGTCGTCGAGATCCTCAATTGGTTCGAGCAGGTCGAGGCGAAGGCGCCGTCGAGGTGA
- the creB gene encoding two-component system response regulator CreB gives MGDVTGRNILVIEDEPSIADNVVFALRSEGFGVTWRSLGKDGVAFLAEERIDLVILDVGLPDGSGFERCKEIRSNSDVPILFLTARADEIDRVVGLEIGADDYVTKPFSPRELVARVKSILRRARPDPVETDEPRVPARAFEVDEDLAQIAYHGTGLTLTRYEYLLLKHLVENPERVYSRAQLMEQVWGSSQTSMERTVDAHVKSLRQKLRAVAPDEDPIATHRGFGYSLSRGKP, from the coding sequence GTGGGCGACGTCACCGGCCGCAACATACTGGTGATCGAGGATGAGCCGTCGATAGCGGACAACGTGGTCTTCGCCCTGAGGAGCGAAGGCTTCGGGGTCACTTGGCGCTCATTAGGCAAGGACGGCGTCGCCTTCCTTGCCGAAGAGCGCATCGACCTCGTGATCCTCGATGTCGGCCTCCCGGACGGCAGTGGCTTCGAGCGCTGTAAGGAGATCCGCTCGAACTCGGATGTGCCGATCCTCTTCTTGACTGCGCGAGCCGACGAGATCGACCGAGTGGTGGGTTTGGAGATCGGCGCAGACGACTACGTCACGAAGCCTTTCTCTCCGCGCGAGCTGGTCGCGCGTGTGAAGTCGATCCTGAGACGAGCACGGCCGGACCCGGTGGAGACCGACGAGCCGAGGGTGCCCGCCAGGGCGTTCGAGGTGGACGAGGACCTGGCCCAGATCGCGTACCACGGGACCGGTCTGACGTTGACGCGATACGAATACCTCCTGCTCAAGCACCTCGTCGAGAACCCCGAGCGGGTCTACTCGCGCGCGCAGCTGATGGAGCAGGTCTGGGGCTCGTCCCAGACCAGCATGGAGCGCACCGTGGACGCACACGTCAAGTCGCTGCGCCAGAAACTCCGGGCCGTCGCTCCCGACGAGGACCCGATCGCGACCCACCGCGGGTTCGGTTACAGCCTCAGCCGCGGGAAGCCGTAG
- the creC gene encoding two-component system sensor histidine kinase CreC: MPIGVRVFLGYILIVGLAVFFLVKVFVNEIKPGVRQTTEETLVDTANLLAELLAAEVRDGTVATGRFKESMDASVRRSINARIGGFTKAGTSYRIYVTDARGIVLYDSDGKAEGADYSRWNDVYLTLRGRYGARSTREDPSDERSSVMYVAAPIRDGEKIVGVVTIAKANRSVEPFIAAGRSHLLRAGVVLALLSLGVGIAFSIWMSRSVQEVVRYAGDLTAGKRIVEPRLRGELQQIGRAVTELREKLDGKTYVEEYIHAFMHELKSPLAAIYGAAELLEGEMPASERARFLQNIQTECQRLRQILDRLLDLARVEQRQSLETRVKVAVADLTSELRVANAALLSAGELAFVDRLPPGLAVMGDPFLLRQALNNLMDNAIQFSPPGGTITWSGDVSNGRVRLRLHNTGSHIPEFAAGRLFERFYSLPRPGTQKKSTGLGLAFAKEVALLHGGELTVENATEGGVAAILILPAD; the protein is encoded by the coding sequence ATGCCGATCGGCGTCCGAGTCTTTCTCGGCTACATCCTCATCGTCGGGCTTGCCGTCTTCTTTCTCGTGAAGGTGTTCGTCAACGAGATCAAGCCCGGCGTGCGCCAGACCACGGAAGAGACGCTCGTCGATACGGCGAACCTGCTTGCGGAGCTTCTGGCCGCCGAGGTTCGTGACGGAACCGTCGCGACGGGTCGCTTCAAGGAATCCATGGACGCGTCCGTGCGGCGCTCGATCAACGCGCGGATCGGCGGCTTTACCAAGGCCGGCACCAGCTACCGGATCTACGTGACCGACGCCCGCGGGATCGTGCTCTACGACTCCGATGGTAAGGCGGAGGGCGCCGACTACTCGCGCTGGAACGACGTGTATCTGACCCTGCGTGGACGGTACGGCGCGCGCTCGACGCGCGAGGATCCCAGCGACGAGAGAAGCTCGGTCATGTACGTGGCCGCGCCGATCCGGGACGGCGAGAAGATCGTCGGCGTCGTCACGATCGCGAAGGCCAATCGGAGCGTCGAGCCCTTCATCGCGGCCGGGCGGAGCCATCTACTGCGCGCCGGTGTGGTCCTCGCGCTGCTCTCGCTGGGTGTCGGGATCGCGTTTTCGATCTGGATGTCTCGCTCGGTCCAGGAAGTGGTGCGTTACGCGGGCGACCTGACGGCGGGAAAGCGCATCGTCGAGCCCCGCCTGCGGGGTGAGCTGCAGCAGATCGGCCGTGCGGTGACCGAGCTGCGCGAGAAGCTCGACGGCAAGACCTACGTCGAAGAATACATCCACGCCTTCATGCACGAGCTGAAGAGCCCGCTCGCTGCCATCTACGGCGCGGCCGAGCTGCTCGAGGGCGAGATGCCCGCCTCCGAGCGGGCGCGTTTCCTGCAAAACATCCAGACGGAGTGTCAGCGTCTGCGTCAGATCCTCGACCGCCTCCTCGACCTCGCACGTGTCGAGCAGCGTCAATCTCTCGAGACCCGCGTGAAAGTTGCCGTCGCGGATCTCACGAGCGAGCTTCGCGTGGCCAACGCTGCGCTCCTTTCCGCCGGGGAACTGGCGTTCGTGGACCGGCTTCCGCCGGGACTGGCCGTCATGGGAGATCCGTTTCTTCTCCGGCAGGCGCTCAACAACCTCATGGACAACGCCATCCAGTTCTCGCCGCCGGGCGGAACGATCACGTGGAGCGGCGACGTCTCGAACGGCCGCGTCCGCCTTCGGCTGCACAACACCGGAAGCCACATTCCCGAATTCGCGGCCGGCAGGCTGTTCGAACGCTTCTACTCACTGCCCCGCCCCGGGACCCAGAAGAAGAGCACGGGCTTGGGGCTTGCTTTCGCAAAGGAAGTCGCGCTGTTGCACGGGGGCGAGCTGACGGTGGAGAACGCGACGGAGGGCGGCGTCGCAGCCATCCTGATTCTTCCTGCCGATTAG
- the creD gene encoding cell envelope integrity protein CreD: MRRTLLVKAIVTGILAMAVIVPLSAIVSMVHDRQALSAGVLEDVQRAGVGTQTLIGPILIVPYRRTLAIEVTDPKSGAKSTNTTEDEGRLYFLPETLTADVRVSTEMRHRGIYSALLYNAHHTINGSFALPERFGVAENPNATYAFSDPFLILGISDTRGIRGKPTVSWNGAALDWKGGTGGSTIDNGVHAAIGNCTPGKTATFAIDLALQGTQTLAYVPVGKDTAVQMKSDWPHPSFDGQFLPETRAVSGQGFDATWRTTHLASNVESALRTQLGGKSGVQANTFGVQFIEPVNVYLQTERAAKYGFLFVVLTFLVFQLFELLKGLAIHPVQYGLVGMGLAMFFLLLLALTEHLPFALAYLLASAACIALLGFYVSYVLRSVKRATGFTGLLTTLYAALYVLLRSEDMALLLGAALLFGILAAIMVVTRRIDWYRVAVDPTDSGVPETGSSEA, translated from the coding sequence ATGCGTCGAACTCTACTCGTCAAAGCCATCGTCACCGGAATCCTCGCCATGGCCGTCATCGTGCCTCTCTCGGCCATCGTCAGCATGGTGCACGATCGGCAGGCTCTGAGCGCCGGCGTGCTCGAGGACGTCCAGCGAGCGGGGGTCGGCACGCAAACTCTGATCGGGCCGATCCTGATCGTCCCCTACCGGCGTACTCTCGCGATCGAGGTGACGGACCCCAAGAGCGGGGCGAAGTCCACCAACACGACGGAGGATGAGGGTCGGCTGTATTTCCTGCCCGAGACGCTGACGGCCGACGTCCGCGTGAGCACCGAGATGCGGCACCGCGGCATCTACTCGGCGCTTCTCTACAACGCGCACCATACGATCAACGGATCGTTTGCCCTGCCGGAGAGGTTCGGCGTCGCGGAGAACCCAAACGCCACTTACGCTTTCTCGGACCCCTTCCTCATCCTCGGTATCAGCGATACCCGTGGGATCCGTGGCAAACCCACGGTGAGCTGGAACGGCGCCGCGCTTGATTGGAAGGGCGGCACAGGAGGATCCACGATAGACAACGGCGTGCACGCCGCGATCGGAAACTGCACGCCCGGGAAAACCGCGACGTTCGCGATCGATCTCGCGCTGCAGGGAACCCAGACGCTCGCCTACGTACCGGTCGGCAAGGACACCGCTGTCCAGATGAAGTCGGACTGGCCGCACCCGAGCTTTGACGGCCAATTCCTCCCCGAGACACGTGCCGTCTCCGGGCAAGGCTTCGACGCCACGTGGCGCACGACGCACCTCGCATCGAACGTCGAGTCGGCACTGCGTACCCAGCTCGGCGGCAAGAGCGGCGTCCAGGCGAACACGTTTGGTGTCCAGTTCATCGAGCCGGTGAACGTTTACCTTCAGACAGAGCGCGCCGCGAAGTACGGATTCCTCTTCGTGGTCCTCACGTTCCTGGTGTTCCAGCTCTTCGAGCTGCTGAAGGGCCTTGCGATCCACCCGGTGCAGTACGGCCTCGTGGGGATGGGGCTGGCGATGTTCTTCCTGCTGTTGCTTGCGCTCACCGAGCACCTCCCCTTTGCTCTCGCCTACCTTCTCGCAAGCGCTGCCTGCATCGCCCTCTTGGGGTTCTACGTCAGCTACGTGCTCCGCAGCGTCAAGCGCGCGACCGGCTTCACGGGGCTGTTGACGACCCTCTACGCCGCGCTCTACGTCCTCCTGCGCTCGGAGGACATGGCGCTCCTGCTCGGAGCGGCGCTGCTGTTCGGCATCCTCGCGGCCATCATGGTGGTGACCCGCCGGATCGATTGGTACCGCGTCGCGGTCGACCCCACGGATTCCGGTGTGCCGGAAACCGGCTCTTCCGAGGCGTGA
- a CDS encoding DUF1259 domain-containing protein produces MNKMMTTLAALAVIVTGADQAAEQKKIAARPPALDTARIEQLTGAKGKLDESEGVFKVSVPRSDLSITTNGVRMTPPMGLTCWAAFKRVGDHVAVMGDQVLLEPQVNPVMDVALENGLEVTALHNHFFGDAPKVMFMHIGGMGDEEKLATAIGKVFAKIKDASAASGEPAPVSIDPAKSTLDPAKIDSVLGRKGDLSGGVYKVTIGRTTKMGGHEMGNAMGVNTWAAFAGSDDQAVVDGDFAMLEPEVQGVLKALRHAGIQIVAIHNHMIGETPRVVFLHFWGTGTTSALAAGLKSALDTQGR; encoded by the coding sequence ATGAACAAGATGATGACGACGCTCGCGGCGCTGGCCGTGATCGTGACGGGTGCCGATCAGGCCGCGGAACAGAAAAAGATCGCTGCTCGGCCGCCCGCGCTCGATACCGCACGGATCGAGCAGCTCACCGGAGCGAAGGGCAAGCTGGACGAATCCGAAGGCGTGTTCAAAGTCTCCGTTCCGCGATCGGATCTCTCGATCACGACGAACGGCGTCCGGATGACGCCGCCGATGGGACTCACTTGCTGGGCGGCGTTCAAGCGTGTCGGAGATCACGTCGCCGTCATGGGCGACCAAGTCCTCCTCGAGCCACAGGTCAACCCGGTCATGGACGTGGCGCTCGAGAACGGGCTCGAGGTCACCGCGCTCCACAACCACTTCTTCGGCGACGCGCCGAAGGTGATGTTCATGCACATCGGCGGGATGGGAGACGAGGAGAAGCTCGCCACGGCCATCGGCAAGGTGTTCGCGAAGATCAAGGATGCGAGCGCCGCGTCGGGCGAGCCGGCGCCGGTCTCGATCGATCCGGCCAAGTCCACCCTGGATCCCGCGAAGATCGATTCGGTCCTCGGACGCAAGGGCGATCTGTCCGGCGGCGTCTACAAGGTCACGATCGGACGGACGACGAAGATGGGCGGCCACGAAATGGGCAACGCCATGGGCGTGAACACTTGGGCGGCCTTCGCAGGAAGCGACGACCAAGCGGTCGTCGACGGCGACTTCGCCATGCTCGAGCCCGAAGTCCAGGGTGTGCTCAAAGCGCTAAGGCACGCCGGGATCCAGATCGTCGCCATCCACAACCACATGATCGGCGAGACGCCCCGTGTCGTCTTCCTGCACTTCTGGGGAACGGGCACGACGAGCGCGCTCGCCGCGGGGCTCAAGTCGGCGCTCGACACGCAAGGAAGATGA
- a CDS encoding YncE family protein, with protein sequence MTRRRSAVLALGLASATWAGAAGSSPALTTVADVPLPGGTTRFDYQSFDPNTKTLYVSHMGDGELVVFNTETRTVTAHLPGFSTVTGVLAVPDLHRVFASVAGHHEVAIVDTESLKVIARVPAGKFPDGLAYSPETGKVFVSDERGGQETVIDAKTNVRLNAIDMGGEVGNTQYDAGAHRILANVQTRNQVVVIDPETEKIVGRHALAGGESPHGLLIVAPKRLAFAACEGDSKLLVVDLETFEVKQILTTGDGPDVLAFDPGLERLYVATESDIVSVFQLEGRALRKIEDLRVAQSAHSISVNPESHEVYLPLKNVNGHPVLRIMKPSAP encoded by the coding sequence ATGACGAGACGACGCAGCGCGGTGCTTGCGCTCGGGCTCGCGTCGGCGACGTGGGCGGGTGCGGCGGGATCGTCCCCCGCGCTGACGACGGTCGCGGACGTGCCGCTGCCGGGCGGGACGACCCGCTTCGACTATCAGAGCTTCGATCCGAACACGAAGACGCTCTACGTCTCCCACATGGGCGACGGCGAGCTGGTCGTCTTCAATACGGAGACGCGGACCGTCACCGCGCACCTTCCCGGATTCTCGACCGTGACCGGCGTCTTGGCGGTGCCCGACCTCCATCGCGTGTTCGCGAGCGTCGCCGGCCATCACGAGGTCGCCATCGTGGACACCGAGTCGTTGAAGGTGATCGCCCGGGTTCCGGCAGGGAAGTTCCCGGACGGCCTCGCCTACAGCCCCGAGACGGGCAAGGTCTTCGTGTCCGACGAGCGGGGCGGCCAAGAAACGGTGATCGACGCCAAGACGAACGTTCGTTTGAACGCCATCGACATGGGCGGCGAGGTGGGCAACACGCAATACGACGCCGGGGCGCACAGGATCCTCGCCAACGTTCAAACGCGGAATCAGGTCGTCGTCATCGATCCCGAAACGGAGAAGATCGTCGGGCGGCACGCGCTCGCGGGCGGCGAGTCGCCGCACGGCCTCCTGATCGTCGCCCCGAAGCGGCTCGCCTTCGCCGCCTGCGAAGGGGACTCGAAGCTTCTCGTCGTGGACCTCGAGACATTCGAGGTGAAGCAGATCCTGACGACGGGAGACGGTCCCGACGTCCTGGCATTCGATCCCGGTCTCGAGCGTCTCTACGTCGCCACGGAGTCGGACATCGTCTCCGTGTTCCAGCTCGAGGGCCGAGCGCTTCGCAAGATCGAGGACCTGCGCGTGGCGCAGAGCGCGCACTCGATCTCCGTGAACCCGGAGAGCCACGAGGTGTACCTGCCTCTCAAGAACGTGAACGGCCACCCGGTGCTTCGCATCATGAAGCCCTCGGCGCCGTGA
- a CDS encoding chromate transporter → MVTASRVRPPYSLAQLVAYALKLGSLGFGGPVALVGYMHRDLVEGRAWFTEADYREGLTLAQLMPGPLAAQLAIYLGFVHYRVLGATLVGVAFVVPSFVMVVALGWAYRLYQGLDWMQAAFYGVGAAVIGIIAGSAFKLTRKTLGPSPLLWGIYLVVAGVTVVTQTEHVALFVAAGIIVWLVRTQPWRRPIPSRLASLTVPMTALAPAAATVGSGGLIQLLLFFAKAGAFVFGSGLAIIPFLYGGVVHEHHWLTDRQFLDAVAVAMITPGPVVITVSFIGFLVAGFPGAAVAAVGTFMPCYLFTIVPAPYFKKHGKRPGILAIVDGVTAAAIGAITGAVIVLGRRSVVDVPTAAICVATFGILWYTKRMPEPILVLIAGIIGFFVFPHVGR, encoded by the coding sequence ATGGTCACCGCGTCGCGTGTTCGGCCGCCGTACTCCCTCGCCCAGCTCGTCGCGTACGCGCTGAAGCTCGGCTCGCTCGGATTCGGAGGCCCCGTCGCGCTCGTCGGGTACATGCACCGGGATCTGGTCGAGGGGCGAGCCTGGTTCACCGAAGCGGACTATCGCGAGGGGTTGACCTTGGCACAGCTCATGCCGGGACCCCTCGCGGCACAGCTCGCGATCTACCTCGGCTTCGTTCACTACCGCGTGCTCGGAGCGACTCTCGTCGGGGTCGCCTTCGTCGTGCCGTCGTTCGTGATGGTGGTCGCGCTCGGCTGGGCCTACCGGCTCTATCAGGGGCTCGACTGGATGCAGGCGGCGTTTTACGGCGTCGGCGCCGCGGTCATCGGCATCATCGCTGGGAGCGCGTTCAAGCTCACCCGCAAGACGCTCGGCCCGTCGCCGCTCCTCTGGGGCATCTATCTCGTCGTCGCCGGCGTCACCGTCGTGACTCAGACCGAGCACGTCGCGCTCTTCGTCGCCGCAGGCATCATCGTCTGGCTCGTGCGGACGCAGCCGTGGCGGCGCCCGATACCATCGCGCCTCGCATCGCTCACCGTGCCGATGACCGCACTCGCGCCTGCCGCGGCGACCGTCGGGTCGGGAGGACTGATCCAGCTCCTCCTGTTCTTCGCCAAGGCGGGAGCGTTCGTGTTCGGAAGCGGTCTCGCCATCATTCCGTTCCTCTACGGCGGGGTGGTGCACGAGCACCACTGGCTGACCGATCGGCAGTTCCTGGATGCCGTGGCGGTCGCGATGATCACGCCCGGGCCGGTGGTGATCACGGTCTCGTTCATCGGCTTCCTCGTCGCTGGCTTTCCGGGGGCGGCCGTCGCTGCGGTCGGCACATTCATGCCCTGTTACTTGTTCACGATCGTGCCGGCACCCTATTTCAAGAAGCACGGGAAACGGCCCGGCATCCTCGCCATCGTCGACGGGGTGACGGCTGCGGCGATCGGCGCCATCACCGGTGCGGTCATCGTGCTCGGGAGGCGATCGGTCGTCGACGTCCCGACGGCCGCGATCTGCGTCGCGACGTTCGGCATCCTCTGGTACACGAAGCGAATGCCGGAGCCGATTCTCGTGTTGATCGCAGGGATCATCGGATTCTTCGTCTTTCCGCACGTCGGCCGCTAG